From Paraburkholderia sabiae, a single genomic window includes:
- the malQ gene encoding 4-alpha-glucanotransferase → MATTRRPGISIDTLAARAGFEVEWEDAHHNKKRVPDSTLAALLERMGLPCGNATQIRQSAAALEAELSGRKLPPLMTVECGRGIALPAAAIKSGSHYRIELESGSLIDGRFTAPKGEAALLSPIDEPGYHTLVLNDHRMTLAVAPARCYTVADAWRALHGDDKKTPPMWGIAAQIYGLRRVGDGGIGDYTALTTLAIESAKRGANALAISPTHAMFSALPGSFSPYSPSSRLWLNVTHIDPAAVFGAQAAQAALDAAGGLDTWTKLEAEPLIDWKTATPLKLKTLRVLFERFCANDRAQDSPRALEFHGFCERGGRALEDHARFEALHAFQLQHDGEGYWRKWPDALQDPRSPEVEAFANEHRHEVEFHLFLQWLASKGLSHAQHAARDAGMAVGLIADLAVGCDSAGSHAWSYRDDMLHGVSVGAPPDLFNQAGQAWGLTTFSPRAMRTQGFSAFIDMLRAAFASAGGIRIDHILGLRRLWLVPEGEPAKNGAYLRYPLEDMLRLIALESWRHRAIVIGEDLGTVPPGFRERLSEHGLAGIRVLWFERTKDGKAFMAPAEWDRGAVATTTTHDLPTVTGWWRGEDIVWRHRVGQTAARADGRDPVALAQAERDNDRAALWQAFQKAGIAASDVDPPPPDEAPVDEALAFVAATPSPLVTYPLEDLLGLADQPNLPGSIDEHPNWRRRVVQPVDALFADETFCDRLLAIERARTDSTSASSLSDTP, encoded by the coding sequence GTGGCCACGACCCGACGCCCCGGCATTTCCATCGACACGCTCGCCGCGCGCGCAGGCTTCGAAGTCGAATGGGAAGACGCGCATCACAACAAAAAGCGCGTGCCCGACAGCACGCTCGCCGCGCTGCTCGAACGCATGGGCCTGCCGTGCGGCAACGCCACGCAGATCCGCCAGAGCGCCGCGGCGCTCGAAGCCGAACTGTCCGGCCGCAAGCTGCCACCGTTGATGACGGTCGAATGCGGGCGCGGCATCGCACTGCCCGCTGCCGCGATCAAATCGGGCAGCCACTACCGGATCGAACTGGAGAGCGGCTCGCTGATCGACGGACGCTTCACCGCGCCCAAGGGCGAAGCGGCCCTGCTCTCGCCGATCGACGAGCCCGGCTACCACACGCTCGTGCTCAACGATCACCGGATGACGCTCGCCGTCGCGCCCGCGCGCTGCTACACGGTCGCCGACGCGTGGCGCGCGCTGCACGGCGACGACAAAAAGACGCCGCCGATGTGGGGCATCGCCGCGCAAATCTACGGGTTGCGGCGCGTGGGCGACGGCGGTATCGGCGATTACACGGCGCTGACCACGCTTGCGATCGAAAGCGCGAAACGCGGCGCGAATGCACTCGCGATCAGCCCGACGCACGCGATGTTCAGCGCGTTGCCGGGATCGTTCAGTCCATATTCGCCATCGTCGCGTTTGTGGCTGAACGTCACGCATATCGATCCCGCCGCCGTGTTCGGCGCGCAAGCCGCACAGGCCGCGCTCGATGCGGCGGGTGGTCTCGACACCTGGACGAAGCTCGAAGCGGAACCGCTGATCGACTGGAAGACGGCGACGCCGCTCAAGCTAAAGACACTGCGCGTGCTGTTCGAGCGCTTCTGCGCGAACGACCGCGCACAGGACTCGCCGCGCGCGCTGGAATTTCACGGCTTCTGCGAGCGCGGCGGCCGCGCGCTCGAAGACCACGCGCGCTTCGAAGCGCTGCATGCGTTCCAGTTGCAGCACGACGGCGAAGGCTACTGGCGCAAGTGGCCCGACGCGCTGCAAGACCCGCGCAGCCCCGAAGTCGAAGCGTTCGCGAACGAGCATCGGCATGAAGTCGAATTTCATCTGTTCCTGCAATGGCTCGCGTCGAAGGGACTGTCGCACGCGCAACATGCGGCGCGCGATGCGGGCATGGCGGTCGGACTGATCGCGGATCTCGCCGTCGGTTGCGATAGCGCAGGCTCGCATGCGTGGTCGTACCGCGACGACATGCTGCATGGCGTGTCCGTCGGCGCGCCGCCCGATCTGTTCAATCAGGCGGGTCAGGCGTGGGGACTCACCACCTTCTCGCCGCGCGCGATGCGCACGCAGGGCTTCTCGGCGTTCATCGACATGCTGCGCGCCGCATTCGCCAGCGCAGGCGGCATCCGCATCGACCACATTCTAGGGCTGCGGCGTCTGTGGCTCGTGCCCGAAGGCGAGCCCGCGAAGAACGGCGCGTATCTGCGCTATCCGCTCGAAGACATGCTGCGCCTGATCGCGCTCGAATCGTGGCGGCATCGCGCGATCGTGATCGGCGAAGACCTCGGCACCGTGCCGCCGGGTTTCCGCGAGCGACTCAGCGAACATGGACTCGCGGGCATCCGCGTGCTGTGGTTCGAACGCACGAAGGACGGCAAGGCCTTCATGGCGCCGGCCGAATGGGACCGCGGCGCCGTCGCGACGACGACCACGCACGATCTGCCGACCGTCACCGGCTGGTGGCGCGGCGAAGACATCGTGTGGCGCCATCGCGTCGGGCAAACGGCTGCGCGCGCCGATGGACGCGACCCCGTCGCGCTCGCGCAGGCCGAACGCGACAACGACCGCGCCGCGTTGTGGCAGGCGTTCCAGAAGGCGGGCATCGCCGCGTCCGACGTCGACCCGCCGCCGCCCGATGAAGCGCCCGTCGACGAAGCGCTCGCATTCGTCGCCGCAACGCCATCGCCGCTCGTCACGTATCCGCTCGAAGACCTGCTCGGTCTCGCCGATCAGCCGAATCTGCCCGGCTCGATCGACGAACATCCGAACTGGCGCCGTCGAGTGGTCCAGCCCGTCGACGCGCTGTTCGCCGACGAAACGTTTTGCGACCGTCTGCTCGCGATCGAGCGGGCACGCACCGACTCAACCTCTGCTTCTTCGTTGTCCGATACGCCATGA
- the glgX gene encoding glycogen debranching protein GlgX, whose translation MPHVLPDRLLPGNPYPLGSSWDGLGVNFAVFSANAQRIELCLFEPTGRKELKRYALPECTDEVWHGYLPHAHPGTVYAFRAHGPYQPQHGHRFNPHKLLLDPYARKLTGQFRWSDALFSYRVHSNRMDLSIDRRDSAPAMPKCVVVDEAFDWSHDTRPNVPWSETVIYETHVRGASMLRKDLRAPERGTFAALASPEFIEHLLKLGVTAVELLPVHAFLNDRFLVERGLRNYWGYNTAAFFAPEPSYLSAHRLDEMRIAVRQLHAAGIEVILDVVYNHTCEGNEMGPTVSWRGLDNASYYRLIPGDERHHINDTGCGNTLNLPHPRVLQMVMDSLRYWSTAFNIDGFRFDLGVTLGREHSGFDPGSGFFDALRQDPVLSQRKLISEPWDIGPGGYQLGNHPPGIGEWNDRFRDSVRRFWRGDAGMRPDLAARLTGSADLFNRRFRKPTASVNFVTSHDGFTLSDLVSYSQKHNEINNENNNDGHNENYGSNWGVEGPTDEPAIAETRERVSRSLAATLFIALGTPMMLAGDEMGRTQRGNNNAYCQDNEISWIDWERAALPHGRKMTMFFARIIALRKQHPLLRENRFLFGDREVLPGLYDVGWFDEHGEALTIEAWQDPEGRAFTLRRAGAGLNGETEVLLMMLNASATALRFTPPPPHLEWHVLLDTADPEAPPAPLATPDLEVAAHSMVVLAAQPTGDADWQASWRAGAQYGPRLLTALPPDPGTSMPDTEQSG comes from the coding sequence ATGCCACACGTACTCCCTGACCGCCTGCTGCCAGGCAACCCGTACCCATTGGGCTCAAGCTGGGATGGCTTAGGCGTGAACTTCGCCGTCTTCTCGGCAAACGCGCAACGTATCGAGTTGTGCCTCTTCGAGCCGACAGGCAGAAAAGAACTGAAACGTTACGCGCTTCCGGAATGCACCGACGAGGTCTGGCACGGCTACCTGCCGCATGCACATCCAGGCACGGTCTACGCCTTCAGAGCCCACGGCCCCTACCAGCCCCAGCACGGGCACAGATTCAACCCGCACAAGCTGCTGCTCGACCCGTACGCAAGAAAACTCACCGGCCAGTTCCGATGGTCGGACGCACTGTTCAGCTATCGCGTGCACTCGAACAGAATGGACCTGTCGATCGATCGCCGCGACTCGGCGCCCGCCATGCCGAAATGCGTCGTCGTCGACGAAGCCTTCGACTGGTCGCACGACACACGCCCCAACGTGCCGTGGAGCGAAACCGTCATCTACGAAACCCACGTGCGCGGTGCATCGATGTTGCGCAAAGATCTGCGTGCCCCCGAACGCGGCACGTTCGCCGCACTCGCGTCGCCGGAATTCATCGAGCATCTGCTGAAGCTGGGCGTCACGGCCGTCGAACTGCTGCCCGTGCACGCGTTCCTCAACGACCGCTTTCTCGTCGAGCGCGGGCTGCGCAACTACTGGGGCTACAACACGGCCGCGTTCTTCGCGCCCGAGCCGTCGTATCTGTCCGCGCACCGGCTCGATGAAATGCGCATCGCCGTCCGTCAACTGCACGCGGCAGGAATCGAGGTGATACTCGACGTCGTCTACAACCACACATGCGAAGGCAATGAAATGGGCCCCACCGTGTCGTGGCGTGGACTCGACAATGCCAGCTATTACCGCCTGATTCCAGGCGACGAGCGCCATCACATCAACGACACGGGCTGCGGCAACACGCTCAATCTGCCGCATCCCCGTGTGCTGCAAATGGTGATGGATTCGCTGCGCTACTGGTCGACGGCTTTCAATATCGACGGCTTCCGTTTCGATCTCGGCGTCACGCTCGGTCGCGAGCATTCCGGCTTCGATCCCGGTTCGGGTTTCTTCGACGCGCTCCGGCAAGACCCCGTCCTGTCGCAGCGCAAGCTGATCTCCGAGCCATGGGACATCGGTCCCGGCGGCTATCAGCTCGGCAATCATCCGCCCGGCATCGGCGAATGGAACGACCGTTTCCGCGATTCGGTGCGGCGCTTCTGGCGCGGCGACGCAGGCATGCGCCCCGATCTTGCCGCGCGGCTGACGGGTTCCGCCGATCTCTTCAACCGGCGTTTTCGCAAGCCGACGGCGTCGGTCAATTTCGTCACATCGCACGACGGCTTCACGCTGTCCGATCTCGTCTCGTATTCGCAGAAGCACAACGAGATCAACAACGAAAACAACAACGACGGTCACAACGAGAACTACGGCTCGAACTGGGGCGTCGAAGGTCCGACCGACGAACCCGCCATCGCCGAAACGCGCGAGCGCGTGTCACGTTCGCTGGCCGCGACGCTGTTCATCGCGCTCGGCACGCCGATGATGCTCGCCGGTGACGAAATGGGCCGCACCCAGCGCGGCAACAACAACGCGTATTGCCAGGATAACGAAATTTCCTGGATAGATTGGGAACGTGCCGCGCTCCCACACGGGCGCAAAATGACTATGTTCTTCGCGCGCATCATCGCGTTGCGAAAACAGCATCCGCTGCTGCGCGAAAACCGCTTCCTGTTCGGCGATCGCGAAGTGCTGCCGGGCCTCTACGATGTCGGCTGGTTCGACGAGCACGGCGAAGCGCTGACCATCGAAGCCTGGCAGGATCCCGAAGGCCGCGCCTTCACGCTGCGGCGCGCAGGCGCAGGCCTGAACGGAGAAACGGAAGTATTGTTGATGATGTTGAATGCATCCGCGACGGCGTTGCGTTTCACGCCGCCTCCGCCGCACCTGGAATGGCATGTGCTGCTGGATACGGCGGACCCGGAGGCGCCGCCCGCGCCGCTCGCGACGCCCGATCTGGAAGTCGCCGCGCACAGCATGGTCGTGCTCGCGGCGCAGCCCACGGGCGACGCGGACTGGCAGGCGAGCTGGCGCGCGGGTGCGCAATATGGGCCACGGCTGTTGACCGCGCTGCCGCCGGACCCGGGCACGTCGATGCCGGACACGGAACAGTCCGGCTAG
- the glgB gene encoding 1,4-alpha-glucan branching protein GlgB yields the protein MSEQHNVQLEAAGLNRVDLDALVDARHHDPFSQLGMHDTHSGPVVRVMLPNAGRVSVIARDDSRLLGELEQLHPGGLFAGPVSEAVPYRLRIDWHGSVQEIEDTYSFGPVLGDEPLQRVAWGDPYAVLECLGSRPYTMDGVPGVRFAVWAPNARRVSVVGDFNSWDGRRHPMRMRHQAGVWELFVPRIGAGTRYKYEMLTRDGHPLPLKADPCAMQTEKPPATASIVAHVDEVERYPWTDGDWMQTRAGKQTAQSAISIYEVHAESWLRIAEEGHRGLNWSELADRLIPYAKEMGFTHIEFMPVAEHPFGGSWGYQPLSQFAPSARFGTPEQFAGFVNRAHEAGLGVILDWVPAHFPNDSHGLVEFDGTPLYEHADPREGYHQDWNTMIYNLGRNEVSAFLIASALAWLKRYHVDGLRVDAVASMLYRDYSRAAGEWVPNIYGGRENLESIAFLKRLNHEVQHMPDVHGAITIAEESTAWPGVTARTEDGGLGFQFKWNMGWMHDTLHYMHEDPVYRQWHHHNMTFAMVYAYSEKFVLPLSHDEVVHGKGSLLGKMPGDRWQKFANLRAYFAFMWTHPGKKLMFMGGEFGQMAEFDHDGSPHWHLLDDDLHHGVQRLVRDLNRLYREEPALHRLDTEPGGFEWIIGDDTANSVFAWRRVDGAGRELITVCNFTPVPRHGYRVGLPRAGRWVEVLNSDAGVYGGSNVGNGGVIYTDEISAHGRPQSAALVLPPLGTVVLRAD from the coding sequence ATGAGTGAGCAACACAACGTTCAACTTGAAGCTGCCGGTCTGAATCGCGTGGACCTGGATGCGCTCGTCGATGCGCGCCATCACGATCCGTTTTCGCAGCTGGGCATGCACGACACCCATAGTGGTCCCGTCGTGCGCGTGATGCTGCCGAATGCGGGACGCGTCTCGGTAATTGCGCGCGACGATAGCCGTCTGCTCGGCGAACTCGAGCAATTGCATCCGGGCGGTCTGTTCGCGGGTCCGGTGAGCGAAGCCGTGCCGTATCGCTTGCGCATCGACTGGCATGGCTCGGTTCAGGAGATCGAGGACACGTATTCGTTCGGCCCGGTGCTCGGCGACGAGCCCTTGCAGCGCGTCGCGTGGGGCGATCCGTATGCGGTGCTCGAATGTCTCGGCTCGCGGCCCTACACGATGGACGGCGTGCCGGGCGTGCGCTTCGCCGTGTGGGCACCGAATGCGCGACGCGTGTCGGTCGTGGGCGACTTCAACTCGTGGGACGGCCGCCGCCATCCGATGCGTATGCGTCATCAGGCGGGCGTGTGGGAACTGTTCGTGCCGCGCATCGGTGCGGGCACGCGCTACAAGTACGAGATGCTGACGCGCGACGGTCATCCGTTGCCGCTGAAGGCCGACCCTTGCGCGATGCAGACGGAGAAGCCGCCCGCGACGGCATCCATCGTCGCGCATGTCGACGAGGTCGAGCGTTATCCGTGGACCGACGGCGACTGGATGCAGACGCGCGCCGGCAAGCAGACGGCGCAATCGGCGATTTCGATTTACGAGGTCCATGCGGAATCGTGGCTGCGCATCGCGGAGGAAGGACATCGCGGCCTGAACTGGTCGGAGCTTGCGGATCGGCTGATTCCGTATGCGAAGGAAATGGGCTTCACGCATATCGAGTTCATGCCGGTGGCCGAGCATCCGTTCGGCGGATCGTGGGGTTATCAGCCGCTGTCGCAATTCGCGCCGTCCGCGCGCTTCGGCACGCCGGAGCAGTTCGCGGGCTTTGTGAATCGCGCGCACGAGGCGGGACTCGGCGTGATTCTCGACTGGGTGCCCGCGCACTTTCCGAACGATTCGCATGGGCTCGTGGAATTTGACGGCACGCCGCTTTACGAGCATGCCGATCCGCGCGAGGGCTATCACCAGGACTGGAACACGATGATCTACAACCTCGGTCGCAACGAGGTGAGCGCGTTCCTGATTGCGTCGGCGCTGGCGTGGTTGAAGCGTTATCACGTCGACGGTTTGCGTGTGGATGCGGTGGCGTCGATGCTGTACCGCGACTATTCGCGCGCGGCGGGCGAGTGGGTGCCGAACATTTACGGCGGCCGCGAGAATCTCGAATCGATTGCGTTTTTGAAGCGTCTGAATCACGAAGTGCAGCATATGCCCGACGTGCATGGCGCGATCACGATTGCGGAGGAATCGACGGCATGGCCGGGCGTGACGGCGCGCACCGAGGATGGCGGGCTCGGCTTCCAGTTCAAGTGGAACATGGGCTGGATGCACGACACGCTGCACTACATGCACGAAGACCCGGTGTATCGGCAATGGCATCACCACAACATGACGTTCGCGATGGTGTATGCGTATTCCGAGAAATTCGTCTTGCCTCTATCGCACGATGAAGTCGTGCATGGAAAGGGATCGCTGCTCGGCAAGATGCCGGGCGACCGCTGGCAGAAGTTTGCGAATCTGCGCGCGTACTTCGCGTTCATGTGGACGCATCCGGGCAAGAAGCTGATGTTCATGGGTGGCGAGTTCGGGCAGATGGCCGAGTTCGATCACGATGGATCGCCGCACTGGCATCTGCTCGACGATGATCTGCATCACGGTGTGCAACGGCTGGTGCGGGATCTGAACCGGCTGTATCGCGAGGAGCCTGCGTTGCATCGGCTCGATACGGAGCCGGGCGGGTTCGAGTGGATCATCGGCGACGACACTGCGAATTCGGTTTTTGCCTGGCGGCGCGTGGATGGCGCGGGGCGTGAGCTGATTACCGTTTGCAACTTTACGCCGGTGCCGCGGCATGGATATCGGGTTGGTTTGCCCCGTGCGGGGCGGTGGGTCGAAGTTTTGAACTCCGATGCGGGTGTTTATGGTGGTTCCAATGTTGGGAATGGTGGTGTCATCTATACAGATGAGATTTCCGCGCATGGGCGGCCGCAGTCTGCTGCTCTTGTTTTGCCGCCGTTAGGGACTGTTGTGCTGCGGGCGGATTAA
- the treZ gene encoding malto-oligosyltrehalose trehalohydrolase, whose translation MHERPIDPHAHHYAHCLPFGAQLLGAASAKPRTRFRLWAPSCEKVQVAIENGQGQQAAGTHDMSPTGNGWFEAEIDCGAGTLYRYKLDGALLIPDPASRFQPQDVHGPSEVIDPRAYMWAHTHWCGRPWEETVLYELHVGALGGYAGVMKRLPAIAALGVTAIELMPLNDFSGTRNWGYDGVLPYAPDSSYGRPDELKALIDAAHGHGLAVFLDVVYNHFGPDGNYLQQYAKPFFREGTHTPWGPAIDFERSEVSEFFCDNALYWLNEFRFDGLRMDAVHAIDNDTWLRSFSDHVHAHVQHGRHVHLVLENERNTANLLDTHFTAQWNDDAHNTLHVLLTGEHEGYYAAYTDQPIQKLAKILGSGFGYQGDPSPIHDGKPRGQPSGHLSPASFVAFLQNHDQIGNRAMGERLRTLCSDDALRAATGLLLLSPQIPLLFMDEEYGSKQPFLFFTDYTGDLANAVREGRRKEFARFSAFADEKRRAQIPDPNDPQTLVMSSPPERHGDSLDEDALDWMHFYKSALAVRAKLIAPRLKQAKPLGATVLKTSGAQDANALVARWTLADGETLSIALNLGKDAVRLDERPAGKLIFETPPRVRDRIDTGELPSNAFVAWLTGDVSEYAIGHDARKHVQEE comes from the coding sequence ATGCATGAACGTCCGATCGACCCTCACGCGCATCATTACGCGCACTGCCTGCCGTTCGGCGCGCAGCTGCTCGGCGCGGCGAGCGCGAAGCCGCGCACGCGCTTCCGGCTGTGGGCGCCTTCGTGCGAAAAGGTGCAGGTCGCGATTGAAAATGGCCAGGGCCAGCAGGCCGCCGGCACGCACGACATGAGCCCGACGGGCAACGGCTGGTTCGAGGCGGAAATCGACTGCGGTGCGGGCACGCTGTATCGCTACAAGCTCGATGGCGCGCTGCTGATTCCCGACCCTGCATCGCGCTTTCAGCCGCAGGACGTGCACGGTCCGAGCGAGGTGATCGATCCGCGCGCGTACATGTGGGCGCACACGCACTGGTGCGGCCGGCCGTGGGAAGAAACGGTGCTGTACGAGCTGCATGTCGGCGCGCTCGGCGGCTATGCGGGCGTGATGAAGCGCCTGCCCGCCATCGCCGCGCTCGGCGTCACGGCAATCGAACTGATGCCGCTCAACGATTTTTCCGGCACCCGCAACTGGGGCTACGACGGCGTGCTGCCGTACGCGCCCGATTCCTCGTACGGACGCCCCGACGAACTGAAGGCCCTGATCGACGCCGCGCATGGTCACGGGCTCGCCGTGTTTCTCGATGTCGTCTATAACCACTTCGGCCCGGACGGCAACTATCTGCAGCAGTATGCGAAGCCGTTTTTCCGCGAAGGCACGCACACGCCGTGGGGCCCCGCGATCGATTTCGAGCGTAGCGAAGTCAGTGAGTTCTTCTGCGACAACGCGCTGTACTGGCTCAACGAATTCCGCTTCGACGGATTGCGTATGGATGCCGTGCATGCAATCGACAACGACACGTGGCTGCGCAGTTTCTCCGATCACGTGCACGCTCATGTGCAACATGGTCGCCATGTGCATCTCGTGCTGGAAAACGAGCGCAACACGGCGAACCTGCTCGACACGCATTTCACCGCGCAATGGAACGACGACGCGCACAACACGCTGCACGTGCTGCTGACGGGCGAACACGAAGGCTATTACGCCGCCTACACCGATCAGCCGATCCAGAAGCTCGCGAAGATACTCGGCAGCGGCTTCGGCTATCAGGGCGATCCCTCGCCGATCCACGACGGCAAGCCGCGCGGACAGCCTAGCGGCCATCTGTCGCCGGCATCGTTCGTCGCGTTCCTGCAGAACCACGACCAGATCGGCAATCGCGCGATGGGCGAGCGTCTGCGTACGCTCTGTTCCGACGACGCGCTGCGCGCCGCGACAGGCCTGTTGCTGCTGTCGCCGCAGATACCGCTGCTGTTCATGGACGAAGAGTACGGCTCGAAGCAGCCGTTCCTGTTCTTCACCGACTACACCGGCGATCTCGCGAATGCCGTGCGTGAAGGGCGCCGCAAGGAGTTCGCGCGCTTTTCCGCATTCGCCGACGAAAAGCGCCGCGCGCAGATTCCCGATCCGAACGATCCACAGACGCTCGTCATGTCGTCGCCGCCCGAACGTCACGGGGATTCGCTCGACGAAGACGCACTCGACTGGATGCACTTCTACAAGTCCGCGCTCGCCGTGCGCGCCAAGCTGATTGCGCCGCGTCTCAAGCAGGCAAAGCCGCTCGGCGCAACCGTACTTAAAACGTCCGGCGCGCAGGACGCGAACGCGCTCGTCGCGCGCTGGACGCTCGCCGACGGCGAAACGCTGTCGATTGCGCTGAATCTCGGCAAAGACGCTGTGCGGCTCGACGAACGTCCGGCAGGCAAGCTGATTTTCGAAACGCCGCCACGCGTGCGCGATCGCATCGACACGGGCGAGTTGCCGTCGAATGCATTCGTCGCGTGGCTGACGGGCGACGTCAGCGAATACGCGATCGGTCACGACGCGCGCAAGCACGTTCAAGAGGAGTAA